The Anaeromyxobacter sp. Fw109-5 genomic interval GCGGGTCTTCGTCGCCGTCGACGCGAGGACTGGGGAGCGGGCGGAGCAGGTCCGAGGAAGGTCGCGCAACCGTCTAGCGGCATTCACTAATAGTACCTGCTATCTCCAGCGACAGCGCTTGCGGGCCACTCGAGTCCCAGTTGCGGTGGGTGAACGTTGCCCTCTTGACGAGGTTCGAGGCGAAACGCGCTTCGACGTCCGCGGTACGTCGAGAGCACGTACCTCGCGAGCGCAGGCAGGCCGCGCCGTGCGCGTCCGGCGCGCCGCGTGGACGGCGAAGGGGCGGGGCCGGAAAGCGGCGCAGGCGCGATCCTGGTGCGTTTCCGAAGGGGCCGACATCGCGTGTTACGAAGGGTGCACAGGAGGTGCACCATGCCCGCGATCGCCCCTTCCGTCCTCGACTCGACCCTGCTCGCCCAGCGCCTGCGCGAGCTCGCAGGCCAGGAGCGCGACGTTCAGGTCGAGTTCCTCCTCCACCTCGAGGTGTTCGATCGCCGCCGCGCTACGTGGACGCCGGGTACCCCTCGCTCTGGGCGTATTGCCTGGAGGTGCTCCACCTGCGCGAGGGCGCTGCGGGGCGACGCATCCAGGCGATGCGGGTGCTGCGCCGGTTCCCCAGCCTCGAGGACGCCCTGCGCGACGGGCGCCTGAGTTTGTCCACCGTCCAGCTGCTCGGCCAGGTGCTGACCGAGGAGAACCTGCCCGACCTCGTCGCCCGGGCCGCGTACCGCACCAAGGCGGAGGTGGATCACCTCGTCGCCTCGCTCCAGGCGCGCACCGCTCCGCGGGCGGGCGTGCGCAAGCTGCCCGACCGCGCCTCAGCCGCGAGCGCCCCGGCGCTGCCGCTGGCGGTAGTGGATGCCGGACCTGCCGAGCCGCAGGAGGCGATCCCCGTGCCTCGGGCGGCTGCTGGTGGGTCGCCGGCCACGGTTTCCGCCCCACTCGACCCGCCTCGCCCGAAGCCGCGGGCGGAGACCCGCGCCGTGAGCGAGAGCGACTGGTCGCTGCGGGTCACCATCGACCGGGGCTGCAAGGAGGACCTCGAGACGCTCACCGCGCTGCTCTCGCACAAGATCCCGGACGGCGATCTCGCGGCGGTGCTCCGGGAGGCGATCCGCTGCGCCGTCGAGAAGCACGGCAAGCGCAAGGGCGCGATCGCGCCGGAGCGGCAGCGGAAGGCCGACCGGGAGACACGTCCCTCCGCCGAGCCCGCCGCGCCCACGAGCACGATCCCGGCGATAGTGCGGCGCGAGGTCTGGAAGCGCGACGGCGGACGCTGCGCCTGGGTCGCTCCGGACGGGCGGCGCTGCGACAGCCGCTGGCAGCTGGAGCTCGACCACATCCAGCCGCTCGCTCTGGGGGGGGCTCTCGACGCTCGACAATCTCCGGGTCGCCTGCAAGCCCCATAACCTGTTGCACGCCGAACAGACCTACGGGCGCGAGCACATGGATCGTTTCCGGCGTGAGAGCGTCTCCGAGCGGACGGGGCATGCCGGCACCGCGCCAGCTGCCATTCAGCAGGGCTTGTGGGCAACGTGACCGCTGACGGCGGAACGGGAGCTAAGCCGACCGCAGCGCGGCGCGGCGACGCGGCGGACGCGCGCGGTCGGAGTCGCTGTCGCTGTCGAAGTCCCTGTCAGCTCATCGAGGCACGATCCCGCGGCGGGGTGCGCTGTCGCCGCCGCGGGATCCCTTCGTCCTACGCCGCGCTCACCGCCTCGTGGCCGCCCGCCACCTCACCCGCCTCCAGCGCCACCGCCGCCGCGTGGATCACCGCCGCGATCCGGACGGCGTCGTGGACCGCCTCCTCCCCGATCCCGCCCTTCACGACCACGTCCTCGTGCGTACGGACGCAGGCCTCGCAGCCGTTGATGGCGCTCGCCGCGAGCGAGAAGAGCTCGAGGTCGGCGCGGCTCGTCGCGGGCTGCGCGAGCCGGCCCATGCGCAGGCGTGCGGGCATCTCGGTGTAGCCGGGCTTCCCGACCATGTGGCGGAACCGGTAGTAGACGTTGTTCATCGCCATCAGCGCGGCGGCCGCGAGGCCGTCCTCGGCGGCGGAGTCGAGGCCCCGGCTCCGCGCCTCGGCGAGGACCGCGGAGAGGAGCGCCGGCTGGCGCGCCGCGGCGGCGGAGGCGACGGCCACGCCCCAGCGCTGCCCCTCGGTGAGCGCGCCGCCCTGGAGCACCGCCTGGAGGTTCAGGCGGACGTCGCGGGCGGCGTCGGGCAGCGCCTCCCGCAGGCGATCGACCGGGCTCACCGCGCCACCTCCAGGGTCGGCTCGCCCTTCCGCCAGTTGCAGGGGCAGAGCTCGTCCGTCTGCAGCGCGTCGAGCACGCGCAGCGTCTCGTCCACGTTGCGGCCCACGGAGAGGTCGTTCACGGAGACGTGGCGGATGACGCCCGCGGGGTCGACGACGTAGGTGGCCCGGAGCGGGACGCCGTCCGCGTGCAGGACGCCGAGCGCGGTCGAGAGCTCGCGCTTGGTGTCGGCCAGCATGGGGAACGGCAGGTCCTTCAGGTCCGGGTGGCTCTTCCGCCAGGCGAGGTGCACGTAGTGCGTATCGGTGGAGACGCCGAGCACCTGCGCCTCGCGGTCGCGGAAGTCGCGCTCGCGCCGGCCGAACTCGGCGATCTCCGTGGGGCACACGAAGGTGAAGTCCATCGGCCAGAAGAACACCACGCGCCAGCGCCCGCGGTGGCCCTCCGGCGTGAGCTCCCGGAACTCCTCGCCGGGGGCGAGGCTCACGACGGACTGGAGGCGGTACTCGGGGAAGCGGTCACCCACGGTCAGCATCTGGTCGGTCTCCCTTTCTCGGGCGGCGGAGGTCGCCGCGCCGCAGGGGTGAAGGTGCCGCCGGGGCGGTGATTTGCCCAATACATCCTCGGCATGAGTTCGTTAGGATCAGGCTATGACTCCGCTCCCGCCCCACGCCTTCACCCTCCGCCAGCTGCAGTACGCGCTCGCCGTCGCGGAGACCCTGAGCTTCCGGCGCGCCGCCGAGCGGTGCCGCGTCGCGCAGCCCTCGCTCTCCACGCAGGTCGCCCAGCTCGAGGCGGCCCTCGGCGTGCGCCTGTTCGAGCGCGACCGCCGGCGCGTCCTCGTCACCGCGGCGGGCGGGGCGCTCCTCGCGCGTGCGCGGCGCGTGCTCGTCGAGGCGGACGACCTCGCCGGCGCCGCGCGGGCGGCGGGCGACCCCCTCGACGGCGCGCTGCGGGTGGGCGTCATCCCGACGGTGTCGCCGTACCTGCTGCCCCGCGCCGCGCCCGCGCTCCGCGCCGCCTACCCGCGCCTCGCCATCACCTGGGTCGAGGACAAGACCGAGGAGCTCGTCCGGCGGCTCGACGCCGGCGCCCTCGACGCGGCGCTGCTCGCGCTCGAGGCCGAGCTCGGCGAGGTCGAGCACGCCGAGATCGCCCGCGATCCGTTCGTGCTCGCGACCCCGCGCGATCATCCGCTCGGCGCGCGCAGCGGCCCCGCCAGCGCGGCCGAGCTGCGCGGGGCGGACGTCCTCCTCCTCGACGACGGGCACTGCCTGAGGGCGCAGGCGCTCGACGTGTGCGCGCGGGCCCGCGCGCACGAGCTGGAGTTCCGGGCGACGAGCCTCCCCACCCTCGTGCAGATGGTCGCCGGCGGGGCGGGCGTGACGCTCCTGCCCGAGCTCGCGCTCGCCGCGGAGACACGGCGCGGGGACCTGCGCCTCCGCCCCTTCGCGGCCCCCGTCCCGCACCGGACCATCGCCCTCGTGTGGCGCCGCCGCTCGCCGCTCGCCCCCGCGCTCCAGCGGCTCGCGCGCACGGTCCGCGAGGCCTATCCGAAGGCGGGGCGCGCGTGACGCGCGCCCGGCGCCGCCGGCGAGGGCGTGCTCACGACGAGCGGAAGGCGGGCGCGAACACCGAGCGCGCCCAGGCCTCGATCGACGTGGGGGTGGACGTCGCGCCGGAGCGCGGCTGCGTCGCCTGCACCCTCCCCTCGTTCAGGCCGCGGGCGAGCTCGACGTAGATCGCCGCCAGCTCCTCCGGCAGCCCGGCCCGGACCATCGCCGCGTGCGCGTCCGCGTAGGGGAAGGCGACGTACGGGAGGTCGGGCCTGCCGATGGCCGCGCCCAGCGCGCGCGTGACCTCCGCCATGGTCAGGTCACGCTCTCCGTGCAGCTCCAGCACCTCGCTGCCGCGCCAGTCTAGGGCGAGCAGGCGCTGCGCGGCGACCTCGCCCACGTCGGCGGCGGCGAGCTGCTGGAAGCGCAGCTCGGCGGCGATCGCCCCGCCGCTCATCCCGGCCGACCGCACGAGCGGGATGGCCTCGAGGTGGTTCTCGAAGTAGTAGCCGGGCCGCAGGAAGAGCGCGCTCAGCGCCGGCACCTGCGAGAGGCGGCGCTCGAGGGTGTGCAGGCCGGCGATGGGGCCGGTCCCGCTCCCGTGCTGCGCGCCGAGGCTGGAGAGCGCCACCGCGTACGGCACCCGCGCGGCCTCGAGGCCCTCGGCGAGGATCCCCGCGACGCGGTCCTGCCACGCCCGGATTCCGGGACCCGGATACGGCGGGACGATCACGAACGCCGCGCCCGCGCCATCCAGCGCGCGCCGCACGAGCACGGGATCATCCACGCTCCCCAGCACCGGCTCCGCCCC includes:
- a CDS encoding carboxymuconolactone decarboxylase family protein — translated: MSPVDRLREALPDAARDVRLNLQAVLQGGALTEGQRWGVAVASAAAARQPALLSAVLAEARSRGLDSAAEDGLAAAALMAMNNVYYRFRHMVGKPGYTEMPARLRMGRLAQPATSRADLELFSLAASAINGCEACVRTHEDVVVKGGIGEEAVHDAVRIAAVIHAAAVALEAGEVAGGHEAVSAA
- a CDS encoding peroxiredoxin yields the protein MLTVGDRFPEYRLQSVVSLAPGEEFRELTPEGHRGRWRVVFFWPMDFTFVCPTEIAEFGRRERDFRDREAQVLGVSTDTHYVHLAWRKSHPDLKDLPFPMLADTKRELSTALGVLHADGVPLRATYVVDPAGVIRHVSVNDLSVGRNVDETLRVLDALQTDELCPCNWRKGEPTLEVAR
- a CDS encoding LysR substrate-binding domain-containing protein, whose protein sequence is MTPLPPHAFTLRQLQYALAVAETLSFRRAAERCRVAQPSLSTQVAQLEAALGVRLFERDRRRVLVTAAGGALLARARRVLVEADDLAGAARAAGDPLDGALRVGVIPTVSPYLLPRAAPALRAAYPRLAITWVEDKTEELVRRLDAGALDAALLALEAELGEVEHAEIARDPFVLATPRDHPLGARSGPASAAELRGADVLLLDDGHCLRAQALDVCARARAHELEFRATSLPTLVQMVAGGAGVTLLPELALAAETRRGDLRLRPFAAPVPHRTIALVWRRRSPLAPALQRLARTVREAYPKAGRA
- a CDS encoding NAD(P)H-binding protein, translated to MAEKVYVVFGATGHVGAVVARKIAEEGRPVRAVARSAGPLGALARAGAEPVLGSVDDPVLVRRALDGAGAAFVIVPPYPGPGIRAWQDRVAGILAEGLEAARVPYAVALSSLGAQHGSGTGPIAGLHTLERRLSQVPALSALFLRPGYYFENHLEAIPLVRSAGMSGGAIAAELRFQQLAAADVGEVAAQRLLALDWRGSEVLELHGERDLTMAEVTRALGAAIGRPDLPYVAFPYADAHAAMVRAGLPEELAAIYVELARGLNEGRVQATQPRSGATSTPTSIEAWARSVFAPAFRSS